The following are from one region of the Bacillus sp. (in: firmicutes) genome:
- a CDS encoding cytidine deaminase: MTDQLFIDDLIDQAKEAREQAYVPYSKFKVGAAVLTQNMKVYKGCNIENAAYGLCNCAERTALFKAFSEGDKQIKALAVVADTKRPVPPCGACRQVMAELCPPNMPIFLTNLQGIITETTVEALLPGAFTAEDLHE; this comes from the coding sequence ATGACGGACCAATTATTTATAGATGATCTAATTGATCAAGCAAAGGAAGCGCGTGAGCAGGCCTATGTTCCGTACTCTAAATTTAAAGTAGGTGCAGCTGTTTTAACTCAAAACATGAAGGTATACAAAGGCTGTAATATTGAAAATGCTGCTTATGGGTTATGCAATTGTGCTGAGCGAACGGCATTATTTAAAGCGTTTTCAGAAGGTGATAAACAAATAAAAGCGCTCGCTGTCGTTGCTGACACGAAACGGCCTGTACCGCCATGTGGGGCATGCCGTCAAGTAATGGCAGAGCTTTGTCCACCAAATATGCCAATCTTTTTAACAAATTTACAAGGCATCATTACCGAAACAACAGTAGAGGCGTTGTTGCCAGGAGCATTTACCGCGGAGGATTTACATGAATAA
- a CDS encoding GTPase Era: protein MNNENYKSGFVSIIGRPNVGKSTLLNKVIGQKIAIMSDKPQTTRNKIQGVYTTDHSQIIFIDTPGIHKPKHKLGDFMMKIAQNTLNEVDLILFLINAEEGFGKGDEFIIERLKQTKQPVFLVINKIDQIHPDHLLTIITQYKELYPFKEIIPISALEGNNVDTLLEQIEHYMPNGPQYYPADQVTDHPERFIITELIREKVLHLTREEIPHSIAVVMDSLERREGGNTVYIAATVIVERDSQKGIIIGKQGKMLKEIGRLARIDIEALLGSKVFLELWVKVQKDWRNKLSQLRDFGFREDEY, encoded by the coding sequence ATGAATAATGAAAACTATAAATCAGGATTTGTATCAATCATCGGAAGACCTAATGTAGGAAAATCAACATTATTAAACAAAGTAATCGGTCAAAAAATTGCGATTATGAGCGATAAGCCGCAAACAACTAGAAATAAAATCCAAGGTGTTTATACAACAGATCATAGCCAAATTATTTTTATTGATACGCCTGGCATTCATAAACCAAAGCATAAGCTTGGCGATTTCATGATGAAGATAGCGCAAAACACTTTAAATGAAGTTGATCTTATTTTATTTTTGATTAATGCTGAAGAGGGTTTTGGCAAGGGTGACGAATTTATCATTGAGCGTTTGAAACAAACAAAGCAACCTGTTTTTCTTGTGATTAACAAAATTGATCAAATTCATCCAGACCATTTATTAACGATTATTACTCAATATAAAGAATTGTATCCTTTCAAAGAAATCATCCCAATTTCTGCTCTAGAAGGGAATAATGTCGATACATTGCTTGAACAAATTGAACACTACATGCCAAATGGACCGCAATATTATCCTGCGGATCAAGTAACTGACCACCCAGAGAGGTTTATCATAACCGAGCTAATCCGTGAGAAAGTACTTCATTTAACCCGAGAGGAAATTCCTCATTCGATTGCCGTTGTCATGGACTCATTGGAACGTCGTGAGGGTGGAAATACAGTCTATATCGCTGCAACAGTCATCGTTGAACGTGATTCACAAAAAGGAATCATTATCGGAAAGCAAGGAAAAATGCTTAAAGAAATTGGGCGTTTAGCTCGGATTGATATCGAAGCGTTACTAGGTTCAAAAGTTTTTCTAGAGTTATGGGTTAAAGTGCAAAAGGATTGGCGCAATAAGCTAAGTCAACTTCGCGACTTTGGTTTTCGTGAAGACGAGTATTAA
- a CDS encoding YqzL family protein translates to MIDFTWKIFTQTGNLETYLLMKEIEREFQETVENYFNQLSEIDSPLS, encoded by the coding sequence GTGATTGATTTTACCTGGAAAATCTTTACCCAAACTGGTAATTTGGAAACGTATCTTCTTATGAAAGAGATTGAAAGGGAATTTCAAGAAACTGTTGAAAATTATTTTAACCAGCTTAGCGAAATAGATTCTCCTTTATCTTGA
- the recO gene encoding DNA repair protein RecO: MLRKVEGIIIRTNDYGETNKIVTLFTREMGKIGVMARGAKKTQSRLTSVSQLFIHGHFLVQIGAGLGTMQQGEMISSFRALREDLYKAAYAAYIVELTDKLTEEKKTNPYLFELLYQTLHFMNEGIDLDILTYIYEMKMLNIAGIYPKLDGCVCCSKAQGKFAFSIREGGFVCHRCFHLDPNRIQISQSTVRLLRLFYYFDIHRLGKISVKDATKKELKLVISSLYDEYAGLSLKSKRFLTQLDLLK, encoded by the coding sequence TTGTTACGTAAAGTTGAAGGTATTATCATCCGAACGAATGATTACGGAGAAACAAATAAAATTGTAACATTGTTTACAAGAGAAATGGGTAAAATTGGTGTGATGGCTCGTGGTGCAAAAAAAACACAAAGCAGATTAACCTCCGTATCACAATTATTTATCCATGGTCACTTTTTAGTACAAATAGGTGCTGGTTTAGGTACTATGCAGCAGGGTGAAATGATATCATCCTTTCGAGCGCTTAGGGAAGATTTATATAAAGCTGCTTATGCAGCCTATATCGTTGAACTTACCGATAAGCTTACAGAAGAGAAAAAAACAAATCCTTATTTATTTGAGCTTCTTTATCAAACATTACATTTTATGAATGAAGGAATCGATCTAGACATATTAACTTATATTTATGAAATGAAAATGCTGAATATTGCAGGCATTTATCCAAAACTAGATGGCTGCGTTTGTTGTTCAAAAGCGCAAGGGAAATTCGCCTTCTCAATTAGAGAAGGCGGTTTTGTATGTCATCGTTGTTTTCATCTTGACCCGAATCGAATCCAAATTTCGCAATCAACCGTCCGCTTGTTACGACTTTTTTATTATTTTGATATACATCGTCTTGGCAAAATTTCAGTCAAGGATGCGACGAAAAAGGAACTTAAGTTAGTCATTTCATCACTCTATGATGAGTATGCTGGATTATCCCTTAAATCAAAACGCTTCCTCACACAACTTGATTTGCTTAAATAA
- a CDS encoding helix-turn-helix transcriptional regulator, translating to MELNNRQEKILQIVKDNGPITGEQIADQLNLTRATLRPDLAILTMAGYLEARPRVGYFYTGKTGSQLLTEKVKKLQVYQYQSMPVVVDEGVSVYDAICTMFLEDVGTLFVVDRNSLLVGVLSRKDLLRASLGKTNLEAIPVNIIMTRMPNITFCQKEDFIIEVAEKIIEKQIDAVPVVKVSGKGYEVIGRLTKTNMTKVLLDIAKDELI from the coding sequence ATAGAACTTAACAACCGTCAAGAAAAAATTTTGCAGATAGTCAAGGATAATGGGCCGATTACAGGCGAACAAATAGCGGATCAATTAAATTTAACAAGGGCAACACTTAGACCTGATTTAGCTATTTTAACAATGGCTGGATATTTAGAGGCTAGGCCCAGGGTAGGTTATTTTTATACAGGAAAAACAGGCTCGCAATTATTAACAGAGAAAGTAAAGAAATTACAAGTTTACCAGTATCAATCGATGCCTGTTGTTGTTGATGAAGGAGTTTCTGTCTATGATGCTATTTGTACAATGTTCCTTGAAGATGTGGGGACATTGTTCGTCGTTGATAGGAACTCCTTATTAGTGGGTGTTCTTTCAAGAAAGGATTTATTGCGTGCAAGTCTAGGAAAAACAAACTTAGAAGCCATCCCTGTTAATATTATTATGACAAGAATGCCGAATATTACCTTTTGCCAAAAAGAAGACTTTATTATCGAAGTTGCAGAAAAAATTATTGAAAAACAAATTGATGCGGTCCCTGTCGTAAAAGTTTCAGGAAAAGGATATGAAGTTATTGGTCGGCTCACAAAAACGAATATGACAAAAGTATTGTTGGATATTGCTAAAGATGAACTTATTTAA
- a CDS encoding kinase/pyrophosphorylase, giving the protein MNNANVYIVSDSVGETAELVVKAAASQFHSFDLTIKRIPYVEDTGTLSEVISLAKENQAIIAFTLVVPSMREFLITEADRLGIPTVDIIGPMVEQMQKNYKRKPREEPGLVRQLDEDYFKKVEAIEFAVKYDDGRDPRGILRADIVLLGVSRTSKTPLSQYLALKRLKVVNIPIVPEVEAPEELFQIPKERIFALKITPEKLNNIRKERLKSLGLSDTASYANIERIKEELHYFNKLVEKIGCGVIDVSNKAVEETANVILSIYGKKML; this is encoded by the coding sequence TTGAACAACGCCAATGTTTATATTGTTTCCGATTCAGTTGGGGAAACAGCTGAGCTTGTAGTAAAAGCTGCTGCAAGTCAATTTCATTCATTTGACTTAACGATAAAACGGATCCCATATGTGGAAGATACCGGTACACTAAGTGAAGTTATTTCTCTAGCAAAAGAAAATCAAGCAATCATTGCTTTTACATTAGTTGTTCCTAGTATGAGAGAATTTTTAATAACAGAGGCCGATCGATTAGGAATTCCAACGGTTGATATTATAGGTCCAATGGTAGAGCAGATGCAAAAAAACTATAAGAGAAAACCGAGAGAAGAACCAGGATTAGTTCGTCAACTGGATGAAGATTATTTCAAAAAGGTGGAAGCGATTGAATTTGCCGTTAAATATGATGATGGCAGGGATCCACGTGGGATTTTGCGGGCAGATATTGTCCTTTTAGGTGTATCAAGGACATCGAAAACACCGTTATCTCAATATTTAGCGTTAAAACGTTTAAAGGTTGTGAACATCCCAATCGTACCGGAGGTTGAAGCACCAGAAGAATTGTTCCAAATTCCGAAAGAACGTATTTTTGCTTTGAAAATTACACCGGAAAAGCTTAACAATATTCGTAAGGAACGGTTAAAATCACTTGGTTTAAGTGATACGGCAAGCTATGCAAATATTGAGCGTATAAAAGAAGAACTTCATTATTTTAATAAACTAGTTGAAAAAATCGGCTGTGGAGTGATTGATGTCTCCAATAAAGCAGTTGAAGAAACAGCAAATGTCATTTTAAGTATTTATGGAAAGAAAATGCTGTAA
- a CDS encoding DNA primase, translated as MGNRIPEETIEEIRNKVDIVDVISEYVQLKKQGRNYFGLCPFHGEKTPSFSVSAEKQIYHCFGCGAGGNVFSFLMNIDNCSFFEAVSALATKLHINLPIKSEADYAPGQSQDYAEMFRAHELLQKLYHHFLVNTKEGSEALQYLQKRGFTEEAITRFQIGYAPNTWDVAARFLDKRGFNLYEMDKAGLIARRESDGTYFDRFRNRIMFPIWDHQGRTIAFGGRILFEGEPKYLNSPETRIFNKSKTLYGLHLARAEIRKKEQIILFEGYVDVISAYLAGVENGVASLGTSLTDEQARIIRRNTGSVVICYDADDAGINAAYRATTILTNAGCTVRVAKLPEGYDPDEYIQTYGKESFHKKVVGTSQPLMAFKLDFLKRGKNLNDEGELFAYIEEVLAEISTLPKAVERDRYLRQLSDEFSISLDALKSEQYQIYRRLRKNKDISAFNRNNNNNYPKTIIAKKKLLPAYHNAERIILAHMLRNEEITNQIKEQIGCSFNIDVHNAIALFIYGYYEEGNSPSIGAILQRIEDEELKRIVSELAMLDINIDISDEELSDYVKQVLNYPNWLKIKELEIEKVAAEKEQDFIKAAQLAMKMIKMKKELK; from the coding sequence ATGGGAAATCGTATTCCCGAAGAAACCATTGAAGAAATTCGAAATAAAGTAGACATTGTTGATGTAATTAGTGAATATGTTCAGCTAAAAAAACAAGGTCGAAATTATTTTGGTCTATGTCCTTTTCATGGCGAAAAAACGCCTTCTTTTTCTGTTTCCGCGGAAAAGCAAATTTATCATTGTTTTGGTTGTGGTGCCGGTGGTAATGTCTTTTCATTTTTAATGAATATTGACAACTGCTCTTTTTTTGAGGCTGTATCTGCTTTAGCTACTAAATTACATATTAATCTTCCTATTAAAAGCGAAGCAGACTATGCTCCGGGGCAATCTCAAGACTATGCGGAAATGTTTCGGGCCCATGAGCTATTACAAAAATTGTACCATCATTTTCTAGTAAATACAAAAGAAGGTAGTGAAGCGCTTCAGTATTTACAGAAAAGGGGATTTACGGAGGAGGCCATTACTAGATTTCAAATAGGCTATGCACCGAATACTTGGGATGTGGCAGCAAGGTTTTTGGATAAAAGAGGATTTAATCTGTATGAAATGGATAAAGCTGGCCTTATTGCAAGAAGGGAAAGCGATGGGACGTATTTTGATCGGTTTCGCAATCGGATTATGTTCCCGATTTGGGACCATCAAGGCAGGACGATTGCTTTTGGTGGAAGAATTCTTTTTGAAGGGGAGCCGAAATACTTAAACAGCCCCGAAACGAGAATTTTCAATAAGAGTAAAACGTTATATGGATTGCATTTGGCGAGGGCGGAGATACGAAAAAAAGAGCAGATCATCTTGTTTGAAGGATATGTAGATGTTATTAGCGCGTATCTTGCAGGGGTAGAAAATGGGGTCGCTTCATTAGGCACATCGCTGACGGACGAACAGGCGCGAATCATTCGCCGAAATACAGGTAGCGTCGTCATTTGCTATGACGCGGATGACGCTGGAATAAACGCAGCTTACCGTGCGACAACAATTTTGACTAATGCTGGGTGCACCGTTCGGGTTGCAAAACTGCCAGAAGGTTATGATCCTGATGAATACATCCAAACGTATGGAAAAGAAAGTTTTCATAAGAAAGTTGTTGGAACAAGCCAACCATTGATGGCCTTTAAGCTTGATTTTTTAAAAAGAGGGAAAAATCTAAATGATGAAGGTGAACTTTTTGCTTATATAGAAGAAGTACTAGCGGAAATAAGCACCCTTCCAAAAGCGGTGGAAAGAGACCGCTATTTGAGGCAATTATCCGATGAATTTTCCATTTCCTTAGATGCTTTAAAAAGTGAGCAATATCAAATTTATAGAAGATTAAGAAAAAACAAGGATATTTCAGCTTTTAATCGAAATAATAATAACAACTACCCAAAGACAATAATTGCGAAAAAGAAACTTTTACCTGCTTATCATAATGCAGAAAGAATCATACTCGCCCATATGTTGAGGAATGAAGAAATCACTAATCAAATAAAGGAACAAATTGGTTGTTCCTTTAACATAGATGTTCATAATGCAATTGCTCTCTTTATTTATGGTTATTATGAAGAAGGAAATTCTCCAAGTATAGGGGCGATTCTGCAAAGGATTGAGGATGAAGAGCTTAAGAGAATTGTTTCTGAGTTAGCGATGTTAGACATCAATATTGATATTTCTGACGAGGAACTATCAGATTATGTGAAACAAGTGTTGAATTATCCAAATTGGTTAAAAATAAAAGAACTCGAAATAGAGAAGGTAGCGGCCGAGAAAGAGCAGGATTTTATCAAAGCAGCACAGCTTGCTATGAAGATGATCAAAATGAAAAAGGAATTGAAATAG
- the rpoD gene encoding RNA polymerase sigma factor RpoD: MAEKGAHSKELEAEITLEQVKELIVEQGKKRGVISYDEIAERLSAFELDSDQMDEFYEYLGDKGIDIIGHSEDDGDDPSFNQLEKEEEFDLNDLSVPPGIKINDPVRMYLKEIGRVDLLSAEEEIELAERIEKGDEEAKRRLAEANLRLVVSIAKRYVGRGMLFLDLIQEGNMGLIKAVEKFDHRKGFKFSTYATWWIRQAITRAIADQARTIRIPVHMVETINKLIRVQRQLLQDLGREPTPEEIGEEMDLTPEKVREILKIAQEPVSLETPIGEEDDSHLGDFIEDQEATSPSDAAAYELLKEQLEDVLDTLTDREENVLRLRFGLDDGRTRTLEEVGKVFGVTRERIRQIEAKALRKLRHPSRSKRLKDFLE; the protein is encoded by the coding sequence ATGGCTGAAAAAGGGGCTCATTCAAAAGAATTAGAGGCAGAGATTACGCTTGAGCAAGTAAAAGAATTAATTGTTGAACAAGGGAAAAAACGCGGGGTTATTTCATATGATGAAATAGCAGAACGTCTATCAGCTTTTGAGCTTGATTCAGACCAGATGGATGAATTTTATGAATACCTAGGTGATAAAGGTATCGATATCATTGGACACTCGGAAGATGATGGGGATGATCCTAGCTTTAATCAACTGGAAAAGGAAGAAGAATTTGATTTAAATGATCTTTCTGTTCCACCAGGAATTAAAATCAACGACCCTGTCCGTATGTATTTAAAAGAGATTGGTCGGGTTGATTTATTATCTGCAGAAGAAGAAATTGAGCTTGCGGAACGTATTGAAAAAGGTGATGAGGAGGCAAAACGCCGCCTTGCTGAAGCTAACTTAAGATTAGTCGTTAGTATCGCAAAAAGATATGTTGGTAGAGGAATGTTATTTCTTGATCTTATTCAGGAAGGAAATATGGGTCTAATCAAGGCTGTTGAAAAATTTGATCACCGTAAAGGTTTTAAATTTAGTACGTATGCAACATGGTGGATTAGACAGGCTATCACTAGGGCGATTGCTGACCAGGCAAGAACAATCCGCATCCCAGTTCATATGGTAGAAACAATTAATAAATTAATACGAGTGCAAAGACAATTATTACAAGATTTAGGACGTGAACCAACACCTGAAGAAATTGGCGAAGAAATGGATTTAACTCCAGAAAAGGTTCGTGAAATTTTAAAAATCGCCCAAGAACCCGTATCATTGGAAACACCGATTGGTGAAGAAGACGATTCGCATTTAGGTGACTTCATTGAAGACCAAGAAGCGACCTCACCATCAGACGCTGCTGCCTATGAATTATTAAAAGAACAGTTAGAAGATGTATTAGACACCTTAACTGATCGTGAAGAAAATGTCTTGCGTCTTCGTTTTGGCTTAGATGATGGCAGAACACGAACACTTGAAGAAGTTGGAAAAGTATTCGGTGTTACCCGTGAACGCATTCGTCAAATTGAAGCGAAAGCACTACGTAAGCTTCGTCATCCAAGCAGAAGTAAACGTCTAAAAGACTTTCTAGAATAA
- a CDS encoding cytochrome c: MKNPLVPFALIAVLGIVIMVGVSFWGLNNADKMLAAMDEKKQATQQEAAAPDANDPEGMVKASCASCHGQNLEGGVGPALADVGSRLSAGDIENIINNGQNAMPAGLVDAEKASAIAAWLAEQK, translated from the coding sequence ATGAAGAACCCATTAGTACCATTTGCGCTTATTGCTGTTTTAGGTATCGTTATAATGGTAGGTGTTTCTTTCTGGGGTTTGAACAATGCTGATAAAATGTTAGCGGCTATGGATGAAAAGAAACAAGCTACACAACAAGAAGCAGCTGCACCAGATGCTAATGACCCAGAAGGAATGGTGAAAGCAAGCTGTGCTTCATGTCACGGCCAAAATTTAGAAGGTGGAGTTGGACCCGCGTTAGCTGATGTTGGTAGCCGCCTTTCTGCTGGAGACATTGAAAATATCATTAATAATGGCCAAAACGCAATGCCAGCAGGCCTTGTAGATGCTGAAAAAGCTAGCGCTATTGCTGCATGGTTAGCAGAGCAAAAATAA
- a CDS encoding tRNA (adenine-N(1))-methyltransferase, with the protein MNEFVLSERLKTVASEIPSGAKIADIGSDHAYLPCYAALHGLIRYAVAGEVNEGPFRSAKNQVEKLNLSDCIKVRKGNGLEVIQKGEVNVITIAGMGGPLISEILEAGKEKLTEVELLILQPNIGARSIRVWLIENGWELIKEHILEEDKKIYEVLVAKKGDPLAPYHGEANREAALLLGPFLKKEKNEVFKRKWQDELSKWKKIMKQLEFVAEENRETVKKKLELTKKIQMVEEVLKNEIS; encoded by the coding sequence GTGAACGAATTTGTTTTATCTGAAAGACTTAAAACAGTTGCAAGTGAAATCCCGTCAGGTGCGAAAATCGCCGATATTGGCTCGGATCATGCTTATCTTCCTTGTTATGCTGCGCTGCACGGACTTATTCGTTATGCGGTTGCCGGTGAGGTGAATGAAGGGCCATTTCGGTCTGCAAAAAATCAAGTTGAAAAACTGAATTTAAGTGATTGCATTAAAGTAAGAAAAGGCAATGGTTTAGAGGTCATTCAAAAAGGTGAAGTGAATGTGATTACGATTGCAGGCATGGGTGGCCCATTAATCAGCGAAATATTAGAAGCTGGGAAAGAAAAACTTACTGAAGTGGAGCTCTTAATTCTTCAGCCGAATATCGGGGCAAGAAGTATTAGAGTATGGCTAATTGAAAATGGCTGGGAATTAATAAAAGAACATATATTGGAAGAAGATAAAAAAATTTACGAGGTGTTAGTTGCCAAAAAAGGTGATCCATTGGCCCCTTATCATGGTGAAGCGAATAGGGAAGCAGCATTGTTACTAGGTCCCTTTTTGAAAAAAGAAAAGAATGAAGTGTTTAAGAGGAAATGGCAAGATGAGCTTTCAAAATGGAAAAAAATTATGAAGCAGCTTGAATTTGTCGCTGAAGAAAATAGAGAAACTGTTAAAAAGAAACTGGAACTCACTAAGAAGATTCAAATGGTTGAGGAGGTATTAAAAAATGAAATTTCCTAA
- a CDS encoding Nif3-like dinuclear metal center hexameric protein — protein MKFPNGQEVIQVFETFAPKSLAMEGDKIGLQIGTLNKPIKKIMVTLDVLENVVEEAIDEQVDLIIAHHPVIYNPLKTVITDSPAGRIVAKCLKHDIAVYAAHTNLDVANGGVNDLLAEALGLENIELLVPTYEDRLKKLAVYVPEDQADELRNALGKAGAGNIGNYSHCTFNSVGTGTFLPNDGANPFIGEQGRLEHVAEIKMESIFPASIQNKVVSALLKAHPYEEPAYDIYPLDNKGQSLGLGRIGYLNKEMTLKEFAEYVKVALDVEGVRVVGDLHSKVRKVAVLGGDGNKFWSRAKFKGADVYVTGDIYYHVAHDAMMEGLNMVDPGHNVEKVMKQGVERYLQAFIAEKKYDTKIITSQIHTDPFRFL, from the coding sequence ATGAAATTTCCTAATGGGCAAGAGGTCATTCAAGTGTTTGAAACATTCGCACCGAAATCCCTTGCGATGGAAGGGGATAAAATCGGCTTACAAATTGGCACCTTAAATAAGCCAATAAAAAAAATAATGGTAACGCTAGATGTCCTCGAAAATGTAGTGGAGGAGGCAATTGATGAGCAAGTTGACTTAATCATCGCCCATCATCCTGTTATTTATAATCCGCTAAAAACCGTGATTACTGATAGTCCTGCTGGTCGAATTGTAGCTAAATGTTTAAAACATGATATTGCTGTTTATGCTGCCCATACGAACTTAGATGTTGCAAATGGTGGTGTTAATGATCTTTTGGCGGAAGCACTTGGTCTCGAAAATATTGAATTGTTAGTACCTACATATGAGGATAGATTAAAAAAGCTTGCTGTTTATGTTCCTGAAGACCAAGCTGATGAGTTGCGAAATGCTTTAGGTAAGGCAGGAGCAGGTAATATCGGCAACTATAGTCATTGTACATTTAATTCGGTAGGAACAGGCACTTTTCTACCAAATGATGGAGCCAATCCGTTTATTGGTGAGCAGGGAAGATTAGAGCATGTTGCCGAAATTAAAATGGAGTCGATTTTTCCCGCCTCAATCCAAAACAAGGTCGTTAGTGCTTTATTGAAAGCCCATCCTTATGAAGAACCTGCATATGATATTTATCCGCTAGATAATAAGGGGCAGTCTTTAGGGTTAGGTCGAATTGGTTATTTAAACAAAGAAATGACATTAAAAGAATTTGCGGAGTATGTAAAAGTAGCTTTAGATGTAGAGGGCGTTCGTGTTGTTGGTGATTTACATTCGAAGGTACGAAAGGTCGCAGTTTTAGGTGGGGATGGCAATAAATTTTGGTCAAGAGCCAAATTTAAAGGAGCAGATGTATATGTAACAGGTGACATCTATTACCATGTTGCTCATGATGCGATGATGGAAGGTTTGAATATGGTTGACCCAGGCCATAATGTCGAAAAAGTGATGAAACAAGGTGTAGAGCGGTATTTGCAAGCATTTATTGCTGAAAAAAAATATGATACAAAAATCATAACGTCACAAATTCATACGGATCCGTTTCGATTTTTGTAA
- a CDS encoding 4-hydroxy-3-methylbut-2-enyl diphosphate reductase, whose amino-acid sequence MEVLKIAPRGYCHGVVDAMVIAQNAALDKSLPRPIYILGMIVHNQHVTEAFEQENIKTLDIKGKTRKELLEEITEGTVIFTAHGTSPEVIQIAKDRGLTVLDATCPDVTRTHDLIRSVKEKGYEVIYVGKKGHPEPEGAVGVAPDIVHLIENEDDLEKLQITADKIVVTNQTTMSQWDVADLIKKVKEKYPHAEVHNEICMATQVRQEAVAEQAKEADLTIVVGDPRSNNSNRLAQVSEEIAGTNAYRIADVSEIDINWLKNINKVAVTAGASTPTPITKEVIAFLEQFNPNDEATWKIKRSVTLNKILPKIKPTSNLQ is encoded by the coding sequence ATGGAGGTATTAAAAATTGCACCTAGAGGGTATTGTCATGGTGTTGTTGATGCAATGGTGATTGCCCAAAATGCTGCACTTGATAAAAGCTTACCAAGGCCTATATATATATTAGGAATGATTGTCCACAATCAACATGTTACGGAGGCTTTTGAGCAAGAAAATATTAAAACTTTAGATATAAAAGGGAAAACACGGAAAGAACTTCTTGAAGAAATAACTGAGGGAACTGTTATATTCACCGCACATGGTACTTCCCCAGAAGTCATTCAAATCGCCAAAGATAGGGGACTTACTGTGTTGGATGCCACTTGCCCAGATGTTACAAGGACACATGACCTTATACGCAGCGTAAAAGAGAAAGGCTATGAGGTTATTTATGTCGGTAAAAAGGGACACCCTGAACCGGAAGGCGCAGTAGGTGTTGCACCAGATATCGTTCATTTAATTGAAAATGAAGATGATCTTGAAAAACTCCAAATTACCGCTGATAAAATTGTCGTCACAAACCAAACAACAATGAGCCAGTGGGATGTTGCTGATTTAATAAAAAAAGTAAAAGAAAAATATCCTCACGCCGAGGTCCATAATGAAATTTGTATGGCTACACAAGTGCGTCAAGAAGCCGTAGCAGAACAAGCAAAAGAAGCAGACCTTACGATTGTTGTTGGCGACCCACGAAGCAATAATTCTAACCGCTTAGCACAAGTATCTGAGGAAATTGCCGGTACAAATGCATACCGAATTGCCGACGTTTCTGAAATTGATATTAATTGGTTGAAGAATATTAATAAAGTGGCGGTTACAGCAGGTGCTTCGACACCAACACCGATTACGAAAGAGGTCATTGCCTTTTTGGAGCAATTTAATCCGAATGATGAAGCAACATGGAAAATTAAGCGGAGTGTTACTTTAAACAAAATTTTACCAAAAATAAAACCTACATCTAATTTACAGTAA